GTGATTGATGAATCTTTCGACACCACGTTGGACTGGGACCAGCTTGATGCTATTGTGGTACAAAATCGTATTAGAATGCTGCGTAACCGGTCCGTGAGACTTCCTTCACAGTTATGGGTAAGTACAATGCCTCTTCCGAACTATAGCCCACCACCACAAGAAAAGTTCCACCTCTTGGGAGAGCTGCTCAATAGGCCTGTTCCGGTGAAACCTATGTTGCCCCCGTTTGCGACCAACACCCAGATGTGCAATTATGTGCACAAAAAGTACATTTATTCGCAGCACTTGATGGAACAGCTACAAAGGCAGAACTCGTACCACAATAAGTACGTAGAGAGTCTAAGACGGACGAAGTTGAAACACCACCACGACACGGAGTTAAGCAGAAGATTATCGAGAAGAGTCATGTAGGATTTGAGTTTAGAACAAATAAGTCCTAAAGACTATTTGTTAGTACTGTAGGATTAAATAAACACCTCccagttgcagccataCGATTATCAGCGacaaaatccacaaaacaaaCAATTTCCCATTCCCGACTACAAATACCCGCTCTACTTAACCACAGAAACACTACccttcaagaaaattgTATATTACAATGCCAATAAGAGATCCCTAAACCTCGATGTGCGACACATGAGTCTTGGAAGAAACTCTGGAAACCAATTCCGTCTCTTCCTCGTGGAGACCAGCATGGTGGTACGGCATCGTGGCAGCAATTCTCACCACCTGCCATGGCTTGTTGATAGGGGTTTTGTTAAAAATGAGatccatttcttccaagGATCTTCcctttgtttctggatAGAAGATGTACAACACGGGAacaatcaaaaagttgattccAGCAAACAACGCATAGGTGAACGGACCGATACTTTGGAAAAGCACCGGTGtgatcatcaccaccacaaaGTTACTGAGCCAGTTACAACAGGTGGAAATGGCTGCCGATGGAGCTCTTGTTTCCAAAGACGTCAATTCTGGAGGTAACAACCACATTTCAGAAAGGAAAGCTAAGGCAAAGAATGTGTTGAatccaaacaaaaacacGGCTGCCACTATCGGAGCCCCATTGCGTCTTCCACCCCACTTATCGTCGGAATAGTACGAAGCAACCGTCAACACCACCATGCAAACACACTGGCCGATTGAACCTGCGATCAACAAGGGTCTTCTGCCCCATTTTTCAATAAAAAGAATGGGGATTAACCCTGCTAAGAAGTACTCGAGCCCATTGCAAGCAGCCAAGATTCTGGAGTCCAAAGCATTCAATCCGATATACTGTTCAAAAATTGTACCCGCATAGTAAgtgatcaagttgatacCACAAATCTGCTGGATCAACTGGGCCCAGCCAGCAAGACACAACCGGTGGAAGTGACGTTTGGGACCCTGCTTGAACAACCGTCTAAACGAGAACTTGTCGGCCCCGGTGGATTTTTCCATTCTGATAGACTCCTCAATCTCATTGATTTCGTCGTTGACAATAGCACTGTTGGCGGGAACACCCTCCAACGCCGAAAACACCTTCCGGGCCTCATGCACTCGTCCTTGTCTAAGCAACCATCTTGGAGACTCaggaaacttgaagatgaaagGCATGATCACCAACGGGAAAATACACTGGAAAGCAATAGGAAACCTCCAGGAAACAGCTTGGTGGGGGTGCAAATTTCTCGTGAAGTAGAAGGCAAAGTCCACCCAGTAGGAGATAGCAATTCCACCGGCGATCAAGGCTCCGTGGATACAGATCAACTTACCTCTCTGTTCTGGTTTTGCAATTTCGGACTGCCAAACCGGTACGGTGGAGGTGATAAACCCGTTTCCAAGACCTGTAACCACTCTGGCAACTATCAAATGGGAGATATGGAATGCACACGCCTGTAAGGCCCCTCCTATCATCATAATAAAGCATCCGGcaaacaccaacttgattcttCCATACTTGTCTCCCAACCAGATGGTTGATAGAGCCGATGCAAAACACCCGATTTCGTAGATACCAATGGCAAAGCCCTGGAAGGCAGACCGACTGTACCCGTAGGTGACGGTATCGATTTCCGGGAAGGTTTCACGAAAGTGGCCCAAAGTTAACAATGAACCCATAACACCCTGGTCATAACCGAACAAGATGAAACCAACACCACACATAATGGCCACCGCCAAGTGCAACTTTTTGCCCTGCATTCCTATATAACTGTAGATTTGGTCATCATCCAGGCCATTGCTGTCGGAATATTGCACGGGAGAAGGCGTAGTAAGCTTTTCGTCGCTTTGGAAGATGTGCTGACCAGCAGGCACTGAATCTGTCTGGGAGGTACTGGACATTGTTGAATTTAAGGTTCAGATCGAGGGAAGGTGGAGGCCTTTATATACCACCATTGTGGTGGCATTGAGAACGGGTGAGACAAGATGCACTTGCTTCTCCATACCCCACGTAAAGTCAAAAGCTagtttcaaaaccttgtGCAACAATGATGTCATTTCGCAGAGGCATTGTTTGGGGCTACAGGAGTCAATTTTATCCATACTAGTCCTGACACAGCATACTACTACTCCCAGCCATCAGTTACCACCCCGACTATCTCCCAGTTCCAGAACCCATTTCATATTTTATAGTTATTGCAACTAGGGTCGGCCGTGAGCAGCTCCAACCTCGACCCCAAAGAGATCCCGCACTTCGGATTTTGCTCCCTGCCCTACCAGCAAGGCTGGAATTTCGGAGGTATCAATAACCGAGAGTAACATAGAATACTGTTGGTGGGGTGGTGGGGTAGAGGGTTGCAGAAGCAACAACAGATTTGCGCTGGGCAAACTGGTGCGGTTATTTTTGGGTGGTGGCTCAGTTGCGGTGGTTGAGGTTGCTCCAACTACCAATGAGTAAAGTGGGGGCAACCAAAGTATACAAGAAGCAGTGCAGGTTGGAAGACTAAATGAAAGGCTGTGTTAATATATTCCGACTGTGAGGGCACAAGGCCCTGATTGCCGGTGGCATCAGTGGCGGGGGTCCAGGTGGGGGGGAAGGTTTGAGGGACTGGGGGTTGGTATGAGCGCAGGTTTGGAACCAGGTGGGACACGGTACAACTTCCGGGGATCATACCGGCGTTAACCGATTGTTTAGGACTAGGTTGTTCGGAATCCGGTGAATGGCGGCGGTAGGCGATTGCTCAAGAGAGAGACGGTGAAAAAAATCATGAGAGGTGAATGGGGGGTGAGTGGGAGGTGAGTGGGAGGTGAGTGGGGGGTTAGTGGCATCAGTAAAGAGTGATGAGTCCCTTGGAGGAATTCCAGGACTTCCTTATTGGTGGTATGTAAGTGCAACAGTGGCTTGGCGTAGAGCGCAAAACTTGCTACACAGCTGGAGCAGCAAGCCCATGGGCGCACGACCGATATTTGATCGCTCGCACGCTTGTATTGCTCCGACATTGTAGACAGTGTCGTCGCGACAGGGTCGCGACACGCGAGTCATCCCAACTCCCACATCCACCGCGACACCTCCAGCCCATGTTCTACGACATTCACACCACTCAGCTGAATCCCCACAATCTCGCATACACATGAAGTTTCATCCAATCTCTGCCACTCCTCACTCCTCTCACTGCTATCCCACTCATCTCACTGCCCACTGCTATCCCACTACTATCCCACTGCTATCCCACTGCTATCTCACTACTATCTCCTCCTGTCTCTCAATTCCTGTGTCTCAATCTCCCCTATCTCTTTATGGCATCTCTCGCACCACATCACCGCCGGTGGGCCTCGACTCACTACGTCAACACAGATGCATTTCTTGAGCCATCGCACCGGGTAAATTTTGGCCCAATTTTAAAATGTTGGGACCCGCATACAGGAAATTGTGCTGGTGGGCCACAAAGGCTGCGAATCCAGTCCCAAAATTTACATAGGAGAATTTTTGGTCCCATCAGATCGAATCCATAAAACACACGCCATTTCcaatttggtgtttttgactTTATTGGATTGTATTGAGTTCGTACAGCTCATAGTGCACCACGTTTAATCGGTATGTTAGACACCAGAGAGGAAACGAAAGAAGATGACATCGACCGTCAGCTATCAGGCATCAAACATCAACAGACAGAATGAAACAAAcaaaattgaaagaaaaatACACAAAGCCACCTGCCAAAAGTAACTAGTTCAATGGCCATCAATGGCCATCAATGTCCATCAATGGCACGTGGCAAACACGCCCATTCCCATCAATCAACCACCGGTCCAGTTCTAATTACGTCCAGACCGCTGGCCACCGCGCCGGCACCATCGCATCTTTCGCGCTCGCGCTCTTTTGTTGGCCCCCAACATTATATGGCTATTACAGCCCCATCCCTCCATTCTCTTACTAACCCGTTCTCCAGACTCATCCACCCCAGAGCAGCCGCCCGTGTTTTCTTTGTACATACGCACCTTCCCACGTATCTGTCCTTGCTCACATTCCCCCGATCTATTCATCTCAGAATGTCTTCTTCAGCCACTGATACCTCTCAATCCAACCACTACACCCAGTTGCACCAAGGGTTGCCCACCCACTTCCGAGGCCTCAACTCCGTCGACACGGCCGAGGCCTCTAAGGTCACCGAGTTTGTCAAGGCCCACCAGGGTCATACGGTGATTTCTAAGGTTTTAATTGCCAATAACGGGATTGCTGCCGTTAAGGAAATCAGATCCGTCAGAAAATGGGCCTACGAGACTTTTGGCGACGAAAGAGCCATACAATTCACGGTGATGGCCACGCCCGAGGACTTGGACGCTAACGCCGAATATATCAGAATGGCCGACCAATACGTCGAGGTGCCCGGCGGTACCAATAATAATAACTACGCCAACGTCGAATTGATTGTCGAGATTGCCGAGAGAACTGACGTGCACGCCGTGTGGGCTGGGTGGGGCCATGCCTCCGAAAACCCCATTTTGCCCGAGATGTTGGCGGCCTCTCCCAAGAAAATCGTGTTTATTGGGCCTCCCGGAAACGCCATGCGGTCCTTGGGAGACAAAATTAGTTCTACCATCGTGGCCCAGCACGCCGACGTGCCCTGTATCCCGTGGTCTGGAACCGGTGTTCGCGATGTGCAAATAGACTCCGAAACCAATTTGGTGTCGGTATCTGACGAGACTTACGCTAAAGGATGCTGTGTGGATGCTGAGGACGGGTTGAAAAAAGCCCGTGAAATTGGTTTCCCGGTGATGGTCAAGGCGTCTGaaggtggaggtggtaAGGGGATCAGAAAGGTCGACGACGAGAAGGACTTTATCACCTTGTACAAACAGGCAGCCAATGAAATACCCGGGTCTCCCATTTTCATCATGCAATTGGCTGGTGATGCCAGGCACTTGGAAGTCCAATTATTGGCCGACCAGTACGGAACCAACATCTCGTTATTTGGTAGAGATTGTTCTGTTCAGAGACGTCATCAGAAGATCATCGAAGAAGCTCCCGTCACCATCGCCAGAAAAGAGACCTTCCACCAGATGGAAAATGCGGCCGTTCGGTTGGGGAAGTTGGTAGGTTATGTTTCCGCTGGGACCGTCGAGTACTTGTACTCCCACTCCCAGGACAAATTCTACTTTTTGGAATTAAACCCCAGATTACAGGTGGAACATCCCACCACCGAGATGGTCACCGGTGTAAACTTACCAGCAGCCCAGTTACAAATCGCCATGGGAATCCCTATGCACAGAATCAGAGACATCAGAACCTTGTACGGTGTTGACCCCCACACTTCAACCGAAATCGACTTTGAATTCAAGAACGAAGCGTCCTTAATTACTCAACGTCGGCCAGTGCCAAAGGGCCACACCACCGCCTGTAGAATCACGTCTGAGGACCCGGGTGAGGGTTTCAAGCCCAGTGGAGGTACTTTGCACGAGTTGAACTTCCGGTCGTCGTCCAACGTCTGGGGGTACTTTTCTGTGGCTAATCAGTCATCGATCCACTCGTTCTCTGACTCCCAGTTCGGGCATATATTTGCCTTTGGTGAGAACCGGCTGGCCTCCAGAAAGCATATGGTGGTTGCCTTGAAGGAATTATCCATCAGAGGAGATTTCCGCACCACCATTGagtacttgatcaagttgttggaaaccCCCGATTTCGAGCATaataccatcaccaccggCTGGTTGGAcgagttgatcaccaagaagttgacaGCCGAGAGACCCGACCCTACCATCGCCGTCGTGTGTGGTGCGGCCACCCAGGCCCACCTTCAGTCTCAGTCCGAGAGAGCTGAGTACGTGCTGTCATTGGAAAGAGGTCAGGTCCCCAataaaaacttgttgaaaaccATTTTTCCAGTGGAGTTCATCTACGAAGGACACCGGTACAAGTTCACCGCCACCAAGTCTTCGAGCGAATCGTATACCTTGTTTTTGAATGGTAGCAGAGTGGTGGTGGGCGTCAAATCACTTTCTGATGGGGGGTTGTTGATTGCCATTGGTGGAAAGTCCCACGCCGTCTACTGGAAAGAAGAGGCCGCGGGTACTAGATTGTCGGTGGACGGAAAGACCTGcttattggagttggaaaacgaTCCTACCCAGTTGAGAACCCCATCTCCCGGgaagttggtcaagtatTTGGTGGAGTCCGGTGATCATGTGGTTGCGGGCCAGGCGTATGCTGAAGTGGAGGTCATGAAGATGTGTATGCCTTTAATTGCCCTGGACGACGGGGTGGTTCAGGTTATCAAACAGCCGGGGTCCACTTTGAATGCTGGAGATATTTTGGCCATTTTGGCCTTGGACGATCCGTCTAAGGTCAAGCATGCCTTGCCTTTTGAAGGAACTTTGCCAGACTTGGGTTTGCCAGCCATACAAGGTACAAAGCCTATCCACAAGTTTCTCCACGATGCTcagatattgaagaatattttGAACGGGTTTGACAACCAGGTCATCATGAAGCCTACTTTGGCCAGTAtcttcaaggtgttgaaggacAAGGAATTGCCTTATTCGGAGTGGACTTTGCAGATCTCGGCCTTGCACTCCAGATTACCTCCTAAGTTGGACGAGCTGTTGTCAACCTTA
Above is a window of Yamadazyma tenuis chromosome 1, complete sequence DNA encoding:
- a CDS encoding uncharacterized protein (EggNog:ENOG503NV25; COG:P); translated protein: MSSTSQTDSVPAGQHIFQSDEKLTTPSPVQYSDSNGSDDDQIYSYIGMQGKKLHLAVAIMCGVGFILFGYDQGVMGSLLTLGHFRETFPEIDTVTYGYSRSAFQGFAIGIYEIGCFASALSTIWLGDKYGRIKLVFAGCFIMMIGGALQACAFHISHLIVARVVTGLGNGFITSTVPVWQSEIAKPEQRGKLICIHGALIAGGIAISYWVDFAFYFTRNLHPHQAVSWRFPIAFQCIFPLVIMPFIFKFPESPRWLLRQGRVHEARKVFSALEGVPANSAIVNDEINEIEESIRMEKSTGADKFSFRRLFKQGPKRHFHRLCLAGWAQLIQQICGINLITYYAGTIFEQYIGLNALDSRILAACNGLEYFLAGLIPILFIEKWGRRPLLIAGSIGQCVCMVVLTVASYYSDDKWGGRRNGAPIVAAVFLFGFNTFFALAFLSEMWLLPPELTSLETRAPSAAISTCCNWLSNFVVVMITPVLFQSIGPFTYALFAGINFLIVPVLYIFYPETKGRSLEEMDLIFNKTPINKPWQVVRIAATMPYHHAGLHEEETELVSRVSSKTHVSHIEV